A single window of Vibrio alfacsensis DNA harbors:
- a CDS encoding Ig-like domain-containing protein, with the protein MENFVEDSGAADGSLVAKFETFDEDGDPVSVTLSDTVNYRIEGDTVVLTEAGAALVNSGQELPAFSLTPNDGKVDGEPASADLSVTAVNDAPEVTITQVENFVEDSDAADGSLVAKFETFDEDGDPVSVTLSDTVNYRIEGDTVVLTEAGAALVNSGQELPAFSLTPNDGQVDGEPASADPSVTAVNDAPEVTITQVENFVEDSGAADGSLVAKFETFDEDGDPVSVTLSDTVNYRIEGDTVVLTEAGAALVNSGQELPAFSLTPNDGKVDGEPASADPSVTAVNDAPEVTITQVENFVEDSDAADGSLVAKFETFDEDGDPVSVTLSDTVNYRIEGDTVVLTEAGAALVNSGQELPAFSLTPNDGKVDGEPASADPSVTAVNDAPEVTITQVENFVEDSDAADGSLVAKFETFDEDGDPVSVTLSDTVNYRIEGDTVVLTEAGAALVNSGQELPAFSLTPNDGKVDGEPASADPSVTAVNDAPEVTITQVENFVEDSDAADGSLVAKFETFDEDGDPVSVTLSDTVNYRIEGDTVVLTEAGAALVNSGQELPEFSLTPNDGKVDGEPASADPSVTAVNDAPEVTITQVENFVEDSDAADGSLVAKFETFDEDGDPVSVTLSDTVNYRIEGDTVVLTEAGAALVNSGQELPAFSLTPNDGQVDGEPASADPSVTAVNDAPEVTITQVENFVEDSDAADGSLVAKFETFDEDGDPVSVTLSDTVNYRIEGDTVVLTEAGAALVNSGQELPAFSLTPNDGKVDGEPASADLSVTAVNDAPEVTITQVENFVEDSGAADGSLVAKFETFDEDGDPVSVTLSDTVNYRIEGDTVVLTEAGAALVNSGQELPAFSLTPNDGKVDGEPASADPSVTAVNDAPEVTITQVENFVEDSGAADGSLVAKFETFDEDGDPVSVTLSDTVNYRIEGDTVVLTEAGAALVNSGQELPAFSLTPNDGKVDGEPASADPSVTAVNDAPEVTITQVENFVEDSGAADGSLVAKFETFDEDGDPVSVTLSDTVNYRIEGDTVVLTEAGAALVNSGQELPEFSLTPNDGKVDGEPASADPSVTAVNDAPDAVNDPVGFEVKLGSFNEGSWSSEDAQISASYAGEKRDITEDGDKRGVSGHENGGDAEQIQFNRETGESEQFIIDLDKPATEFSFTVSNLYKDEGDSAGNHEQGKWVAYLNGVAVASDTFVANDGNHRGEYKVELTNEDGTPIAFDKIVFEATDFVDVPAKGSDSSDYFVTGFQASSEGAYAVNQGGVLEIPVSELLANDSDIDGDSIRITYVYGETEGEAYIKDGVVYFDLDDDFVGSTNFQYQITDDKGGYDSATVNVIVNPAPTPAVVESVELLSNEVMEGEDLAFKVTLDASALEETLLDIDFGLSGDLADENDVVLSELVFTNGVKYDEATDNIIIPVGVKDFTVLVPTVKDGVHELDESYSIVVGGVEGTGTIKNTDVAELSVSSKGDVSEGSEATFSVSLSNPSSQETVLSLVTTVSGDENTAEIDDLSGSITAFYIDADDKEIALTVIDGKVTVPPFVTEIFVEVGTADDSVYEGSEQFELIVTDVNGVTSNKSDSASTNIVDDGSVDPDGPTGPDNDKPTLSVTGKDNVNEGDNAVFTVSLSNETEAPVVVNLAPTTGGYTAEAGDIGDMVVTYLDGDKQTQTLTVDSNGNVTIPAGVTDITVTIPTTQDSVYEGDETFGLVVTESNGVTVNGSDQAEATIQDYEDDKPNSEDFSINIGESGTSKVIFDDGKGSIEGDGSDHISDEFDDSQPDTQVGVVITELPDNGTLTYDGVEITVDDLAVFDDQGNVLQEGTVFENPNLIEYTRDEHAEGFLLGVRDEQDVDDDSPSKTDFYNWGEATDDPSVRKLTLADGDVITITADKEGKGNDDLIQYNSNANHVGYGVGVGKGNGIEERESITIDFESRSADSIILGLDGLGGYFEKGLDDRLNNGSSNESKVTINVTWLDVNGNRQTTPFEYQKETKGNSDLFHEIVIPSEQFALPNGAMIESVELSTEGNGNWELRYIDTRSDDSFDYRAVDSHGNYSDESTVTINNAPDAVDDPQGYTVQLGSFADNQNWQADGVEIKAFIGNLGDRSEDIERDIETTDGHKLGVDGDISTGPGEQLQYDRETGQSEKLEITLPKPATSFSFAVASLYANEGGTGNHEQGMWTAYLDGKPVQSGVFSLESGKDGQFSVDLDGVAFDSIVFEATEFTSHPDKFEGSDNDSSDYFLTGFEATGTGAYAVNQSEGEIRIPISEILANDVDIDGDALTITAFNEFGEHNVRVEGDEVVFDFVDSFHGETSFTYTITDGNGASDTATINVIVNPDVDLVSVSSVNTLGTEVEEGESLTFVVNLSAESQLGQHLEVDFGTNAGELDAASSADVKLGELQFTNGVTYNANTGLLFVPPGVESFEIIVPTVDDIMDESSENYTISVGGKESTGNILDNDKVINNTPPEAKSVNLDTIGGSKEVIFTELVSDKEDDQDPTQDINLVIESEPLFGDIYYINDDGIRTDLSVGDVITEDTHIHYTVNPDLISQNSSMVAENLDPSVLGDSQFTVDGLFSVSGGTVTKHGNEYQFNQTGKLLYDQAAGEKGLSVKTSGNGNSSDNGDEISSDEYIAVKFESVDVNTATVSLGSINGLFNSGNDQNKPTLTALYFKDGKLVGSEDLVITEIEGGHNKEGIATLDSDIAFDEVRFVLDAKNGSAGYVLQGVQVDEISNVTDIVDSFDYKAVDSQGLESDSATVTLSSDNITISSNPEAIDHVRVNHYGHASEQVLWSASGIHPGISNKPLEGHKEGLFVDVGEGGDTVYLGSGDDTIYLGRSHTSLDEHQNQEENLTAVQRELIDSFSSGADGMHLEATDDHFRDDDLTNDTMTEFEENSDLVFHKADGIAGSISTANLDIAHAGGGNDIIFGEEGSDAIFGGSGNDTIYGGKGLDVLRGGTGDDHIDGGDGSDFLIGGSGNDILVGGDGDDIFKFVDQGDGIRDGEMDIVKDFTFGEDTLDLSELLDSYDDRSMDDVLSVTLEGSDDLKVTISDGDESQSIVLENAASQFSEHISDGNVSDSILNDLLKVQDTFNS; encoded by the coding sequence GTGGAGAACTTTGTTGAAGACAGTGGCGCAGCAGACGGCAGCCTAGTGGCTAAGTTTGAGACGTTCGATGAAGACGGCGATCCAGTGAGCGTGACACTGAGTGACACGGTGAACTACCGTATTGAGGGCGACACGGTGGTGTTGACCGAGGCCGGAGCTGCATTAGTCAACTCAGGGCAAGAGCTGCCAGCGTTTAGCTTGACACCAAACGATGGAAAAGTGGATGGGGAACCAGCGAGTGCCGACCTGAGCGTAACCGCAGTCAACGACGCGCCAGAAGTGACCATCACTCAGGTGGAGAACTTTGTTGAAGACAGTGACGCAGCAGACGGCAGCCTAGTGGCTAAGTTTGAGACGTTCGATGAAGACGGCGATCCAGTGAGCGTGACACTGAGTGACACGGTGAACTACCGTATTGAGGGCGACACGGTGGTGTTGACCGAGGCCGGAGCTGCATTAGTCAACTCAGGGCAAGAGCTGCCAGCGTTTAGCTTGACACCAAACGACGGTCAAGTGGATGGCGAACCAGCGAGTGCCGACCCAAGCGTAACCGCAGTCAACGACGCGCCAGAAGTGACCATCACTCAGGTGGAGAACTTTGTTGAAGACAGTGGCGCAGCAGACGGCAGCCTAGTGGCTAAGTTTGAGACGTTCGATGAAGACGGCGATCCAGTGAGCGTGACACTGAGTGACACGGTGAACTACCGTATTGAGGGCGACACGGTGGTGTTGACCGAGGCCGGAGCTGCATTAGTCAACTCAGGGCAAGAGCTGCCAGCGTTTAGCTTGACACCAAACGATGGAAAAGTGGATGGGGAACCAGCGAGTGCCGACCCGAGCGTAACCGCAGTCAACGACGCGCCAGAAGTGACCATCACTCAGGTGGAGAACTTTGTTGAAGACAGTGACGCAGCAGACGGCAGCCTAGTGGCTAAGTTTGAGACGTTCGATGAAGACGGCGATCCAGTGAGCGTGACACTGAGTGACACGGTGAACTACCGTATTGAGGGCGACACGGTGGTGCTGACCGAGGCCGGAGCTGCATTAGTCAACTCAGGGCAAGAGCTGCCAGCGTTCAGTTTGACACCAAACGATGGAAAAGTGGATGGGGAACCAGCGAGTGCCGACCCGAGCGTAACCGCAGTCAACGACGCGCCAGAAGTGACCATCACTCAGGTGGAGAACTTTGTTGAAGACAGTGACGCAGCAGACGGCAGCCTAGTGGCTAAGTTTGAGACGTTTGATGAAGACGGCGATCCAGTGAGCGTGACACTGAGTGACACGGTGAACTACCGTATTGAGGGCGACACGGTGGTGTTGACCGAGGCCGGAGCTGCATTAGTCAACTCAGGGCAAGAGCTGCCAGCGTTCAGTTTGACACCAAACGATGGAAAAGTGGATGGGGAACCAGCGAGTGCCGACCCGAGCGTAACCGCAGTCAACGACGCGCCAGAAGTGACCATCACTCAGGTGGAGAACTTTGTTGAAGACAGTGACGCAGCAGACGGCAGCCTAGTGGCTAAGTTTGAGACGTTTGATGAAGACGGCGATCCAGTGAGCGTGACACTGAGTGACACGGTGAACTACCGTATTGAGGGCGACACGGTGGTGTTGACCGAGGCCGGAGCTGCATTAGTCAACTCAGGGCAAGAGCTGCCTGAGTTCAGTTTGACACCAAACGATGGAAAAGTGGATGGGGAACCAGCGAGTGCCGACCCGAGCGTAACCGCAGTCAACGACGCGCCAGAAGTGACCATCACTCAGGTGGAGAACTTTGTTGAAGACAGTGACGCAGCAGACGGCAGCCTAGTGGCTAAGTTTGAGACGTTCGATGAAGACGGCGATCCAGTGAGCGTGACACTGAGTGACACGGTGAACTACCGTATTGAGGGCGACACGGTGGTGTTGACCGAGGCCGGAGCTGCATTAGTCAACTCAGGGCAAGAGCTGCCAGCGTTTAGCTTGACACCAAACGACGGTCAAGTGGATGGGGAACCAGCGAGTGCCGACCCGAGCGTAACCGCAGTCAACGACGCGCCAGAAGTGACCATCACTCAGGTGGAGAACTTTGTTGAAGACAGTGACGCAGCAGACGGCAGCCTAGTGGCTAAGTTTGAGACGTTCGATGAAGACGGCGATCCAGTGAGCGTGACACTGAGTGACACGGTGAACTACCGTATTGAGGGCGACACGGTGGTGTTGACCGAGGCCGGAGCTGCATTAGTCAACTCAGGGCAAGAGCTGCCAGCGTTCAGTTTGACACCAAACGACGGAAAAGTGGATGGGGAACCAGCGAGTGCCGACCTGAGCGTAACCGCAGTCAACGACGCGCCAGAAGTGACCATCACTCAGGTGGAGAACTTTGTTGAAGACAGTGGCGCAGCAGACGGCAGCCTAGTGGCTAAGTTTGAGACGTTCGATGAAGACGGCGATCCAGTGAGCGTGACACTGAGTGACACGGTGAACTACCGTATTGAGGGCGACACGGTGGTGTTGACCGAGGCCGGAGCTGCATTAGTCAACTCAGGGCAAGAGCTGCCAGCGTTTAGCTTGACACCAAACGATGGAAAAGTGGATGGCGAACCAGCGAGTGCCGACCCGAGCGTAACCGCAGTCAACGACGCGCCAGAAGTGACCATCACTCAGGTGGAGAACTTTGTTGAAGACAGTGGCGCAGCAGACGGCAGCCTAGTGGCTAAGTTTGAGACGTTCGATGAAGACGGCGATCCAGTGAGCGTGACACTGAGTGACACGGTGAACTACCGTATTGAGGGCGACACGGTGGTGTTGACCGAGGCCGGAGCTGCATTAGTCAACTCAGGGCAAGAGCTGCCAGCGTTCAGTTTGACACCAAACGACGGAAAAGTGGATGGGGAACCAGCGAGTGCCGACCCGAGCGTAACCGCAGTCAACGACGCGCCAGAAGTGACCATCACTCAGGTGGAGAACTTTGTTGAAGACAGTGGCGCAGCAGACGGCAGCCTAGTGGCTAAGTTTGAGACGTTCGATGAAGACGGCGATCCAGTGAGCGTGACACTGAGTGACACGGTGAACTACCGTATTGAGGGCGACACGGTGGTGTTGACCGAGGCCGGAGCTGCATTAGTCAACTCAGGGCAAGAGCTGCCTGAGTTCAGTTTGACACCAAACGATGGAAAAGTGGATGGGGAACCAGCGAGTGCCGACCCAAGCGTAACCGCAGTCAACGACGCGCCAGATGCGGTTAACGATCCGGTTGGCTTTGAGGTTAAGCTAGGCTCATTCAATGAGGGTTCTTGGAGCTCCGAAGATGCTCAAATTAGTGCTAGTTATGCAGGTGAAAAAAGAGACATTACCGAAGATGGTGATAAACGCGGTGTGTCTGGTCACGAAAATGGTGGTGATGCCGAGCAAATCCAATTTAATCGTGAAACGGGTGAGTCAGAGCAATTCATTATTGACCTTGATAAACCTGCTACAGAGTTCAGCTTTACAGTTTCAAATTTATATAAAGATGAAGGGGATAGTGCAGGAAACCACGAACAAGGTAAATGGGTGGCTTACCTAAACGGCGTCGCAGTGGCGAGTGATACCTTTGTGGCCAATGATGGAAACCACAGAGGCGAATATAAGGTTGAATTAACCAATGAAGATGGGACCCCAATCGCCTTCGATAAGATTGTCTTTGAAGCGACCGATTTTGTTGATGTCCCAGCAAAAGGCAGCGATTCCTCTGATTACTTTGTTACAGGCTTCCAAGCTTCAAGTGAAGGTGCCTATGCAGTCAATCAAGGTGGTGTACTAGAAATCCCAGTTTCAGAACTATTGGCAAACGATTCTGATATTGACGGTGATAGCATCCGAATCACCTATGTGTATGGTGAAACGGAAGGTGAGGCCTACATCAAAGATGGCGTAGTTTACTTCGATCTAGATGATGACTTCGTTGGTTCGACAAACTTCCAATACCAGATCACCGATGATAAAGGTGGATACGATAGTGCGACAGTGAATGTTATTGTCAACCCGGCCCCAACCCCTGCGGTTGTAGAGTCGGTTGAACTGCTATCGAATGAGGTGATGGAAGGCGAAGATCTAGCGTTTAAAGTCACTCTAGATGCTAGTGCATTAGAAGAAACTCTCCTTGATATCGACTTTGGTTTATCTGGTGATTTAGCTGATGAAAATGATGTAGTTCTGTCTGAGTTGGTGTTTACCAATGGCGTTAAGTACGATGAAGCAACCGATAATATTATCATTCCGGTAGGAGTGAAAGACTTTACTGTTTTAGTACCAACAGTGAAAGATGGTGTACATGAATTAGATGAAAGTTATTCAATAGTAGTTGGTGGCGTCGAAGGTACTGGCACTATTAAAAACACAGACGTGGCTGAGTTATCTGTTTCCTCAAAAGGGGATGTATCGGAAGGCTCAGAAGCGACGTTTAGCGTTTCATTGTCGAATCCATCTTCGCAAGAAACCGTATTGTCACTCGTGACGACAGTATCTGGCGATGAGAATACTGCCGAGATTGATGATCTGAGCGGTAGCATTACTGCATTTTATATAGATGCGGATGATAAGGAAATCGCGCTGACGGTAATAGATGGAAAAGTGACAGTTCCGCCATTTGTAACCGAAATTTTTGTCGAGGTTGGTACAGCTGACGACAGTGTCTATGAAGGTTCGGAACAATTTGAACTTATCGTTACGGACGTAAATGGTGTTACGAGCAATAAGTCTGACAGTGCTTCAACAAACATTGTTGATGATGGCAGTGTGGATCCTGACGGCCCAACGGGACCAGATAATGACAAACCTACGCTGTCGGTAACGGGTAAGGATAACGTTAACGAAGGCGACAATGCCGTGTTCACGGTGTCGCTCTCGAATGAAACCGAAGCGCCGGTGGTGGTGAATCTGGCACCGACGACAGGCGGTTACACCGCAGAAGCGGGTGACATCGGCGACATGGTCGTGACGTATTTGGATGGAGACAAGCAAACTCAAACTTTAACCGTAGACAGTAACGGTAACGTGACGATCCCAGCGGGCGTGACGGACATTACCGTGACCATTCCTACCACACAAGATAGCGTTTATGAGGGCGATGAAACCTTCGGGTTGGTGGTGACGGAATCTAACGGCGTGACCGTGAATGGTTCGGATCAAGCTGAAGCGACGATCCAGGATTATGAAGACGATAAACCTAACTCTGAAGACTTCTCAATCAACATCGGTGAGTCTGGTACGTCAAAAGTCATTTTTGATGATGGCAAAGGATCTATTGAAGGGGATGGCTCAGACCATATCTCTGACGAGTTTGATGACTCGCAACCAGACACGCAAGTTGGCGTAGTCATTACCGAATTACCAGACAATGGAACACTGACTTATGATGGTGTTGAGATTACCGTCGATGATCTAGCCGTGTTTGATGATCAAGGAAATGTTCTCCAAGAGGGTACGGTATTTGAAAATCCAAATCTGATTGAATACACCCGTGATGAACACGCAGAAGGTTTCCTACTTGGTGTTAGAGATGAACAAGATGTCGATGACGATTCACCATCGAAAACAGATTTCTACAACTGGGGTGAAGCTACGGATGATCCGTCGGTGCGTAAATTGACTCTGGCTGATGGTGACGTCATCACTATTACTGCTGATAAAGAGGGTAAAGGAAACGACGACCTGATCCAGTATAATTCTAATGCGAATCATGTTGGCTATGGTGTGGGCGTCGGCAAAGGAAACGGTATTGAAGAACGTGAATCAATTACCATCGACTTTGAAAGTCGCTCTGCAGATAGCATCATCCTTGGGCTAGATGGTTTAGGTGGTTATTTTGAAAAAGGTTTAGATGATCGACTCAATAACGGTTCCAGTAACGAATCAAAAGTCACGATTAATGTGACATGGCTTGATGTCAATGGAAATCGTCAAACGACGCCTTTCGAGTATCAGAAAGAAACCAAAGGAAATTCCGACTTATTCCATGAAATCGTGATTCCATCTGAACAGTTCGCGCTACCTAATGGGGCGATGATAGAGTCTGTTGAATTATCGACAGAGGGTAATGGTAACTGGGAACTACGCTATATTGATACGCGTTCTGATGATTCATTCGACTATCGAGCGGTTGATTCTCATGGTAATTACAGCGACGAATCTACCGTTACGATAAACAATGCCCCAGACGCAGTTGATGATCCTCAAGGATACACCGTTCAACTCGGTTCTTTCGCTGACAATCAAAACTGGCAGGCTGATGGTGTCGAGATAAAAGCCTTTATTGGTAACTTAGGTGATCGTAGCGAAGATATAGAGCGTGATATTGAAACAACGGATGGTCATAAACTTGGTGTTGATGGCGATATTAGCACTGGGCCAGGCGAACAACTTCAATATGACCGTGAGACCGGGCAGTCAGAGAAGCTCGAAATTACATTGCCTAAACCAGCGACTAGCTTTTCATTTGCCGTTGCGAGTCTATATGCGAATGAGGGCGGTACTGGAAATCATGAGCAGGGTATGTGGACAGCATACTTAGACGGTAAGCCAGTTCAAAGTGGTGTGTTTAGTTTAGAGTCAGGAAAAGATGGTCAATTCTCTGTTGATTTAGATGGCGTTGCATTCGACTCGATTGTTTTTGAAGCGACTGAATTCACTTCACACCCTGACAAATTTGAAGGTTCTGATAATGACTCTTCTGATTATTTCTTAACGGGTTTCGAGGCCACAGGAACGGGGGCGTACGCGGTTAATCAGAGTGAGGGTGAGATTCGTATCCCGATTTCAGAAATTCTAGCCAATGATGTCGATATAGATGGTGACGCTCTAACTATCACTGCATTTAACGAGTTCGGTGAGCACAACGTTCGTGTAGAGGGTGATGAAGTTGTATTTGATTTTGTGGACAGCTTCCATGGCGAAACCTCGTTTACTTACACGATTACCGATGGTAATGGAGCAAGCGATACGGCAACAATTAATGTAATTGTTAACCCTGATGTCGATTTAGTCTCAGTAAGTAGTGTTAACACTTTAGGAACTGAGGTTGAAGAGGGAGAGTCTCTCACTTTTGTGGTAAATCTATCCGCTGAGTCACAGCTTGGTCAGCACCTAGAAGTAGACTTTGGAACCAACGCAGGTGAATTAGATGCGGCTTCAAGTGCCGATGTGAAGTTGGGAGAATTGCAATTTACCAACGGGGTTACCTATAACGCTAACACTGGCTTATTGTTCGTCCCTCCTGGCGTTGAATCGTTTGAAATTATCGTTCCGACTGTTGATGACATAATGGATGAATCGTCTGAGAATTACACGATTTCAGTAGGTGGAAAAGAAAGCACAGGCAACATCTTAGACAATGATAAAGTAATCAATAACACACCTCCAGAAGCGAAGTCTGTGAATCTCGATACCATTGGTGGGAGCAAGGAGGTTATCTTTACAGAGTTAGTGTCTGATAAAGAAGATGACCAAGACCCTACTCAAGACATTAATCTTGTTATTGAGTCCGAACCGTTATTTGGTGATATCTATTACATCAATGACGATGGAATTAGAACGGATCTCTCTGTAGGTGATGTAATAACGGAAGACACGCACATTCACTACACGGTTAATCCTGATCTTATTAGTCAAAATAGCTCAATGGTTGCCGAGAACCTCGATCCAAGTGTGTTAGGTGACTCTCAGTTTACCGTTGATGGTCTTTTCAGTGTGTCTGGCGGTACCGTTACCAAACACGGTAATGAGTATCAGTTCAATCAAACAGGCAAGCTGCTTTATGATCAGGCTGCGGGCGAGAAAGGGCTGAGCGTTAAAACGTCAGGTAACGGGAACTCAAGTGACAACGGTGACGAAATTAGTTCAGATGAGTATATCGCGGTTAAGTTTGAGTCTGTCGATGTGAATACAGCCACGGTGTCATTGGGTAGTATTAATGGGCTGTTTAATAGTGGTAATGACCAAAACAAACCTACATTGACTGCATTGTACTTTAAAGATGGAAAGTTGGTTGGCTCCGAAGACTTAGTCATCACCGAAATAGAAGGCGGACACAATAAAGAAGGTATTGCCACGCTAGATAGTGATATTGCTTTCGATGAGGTTCGTTTTGTACTTGATGCTAAGAATGGCAGTGCTGGCTATGTGCTTCAAGGTGTCCAGGTCGATGAAATCAGTAATGTAACTGATATTGTTGATTCATTCGATTATAAAGCAGTGGATTCACAAGGCTTAGAAAGTGACAGTGCAACGGTTACTTTATCGAGTGACAATATCACGATATCCTCTAATCCAGAGGCGATTGATCATGTTCGTGTGAATCATTATGGACATGCTAGTGAGCAAGTGCTTTGGAGTGCTTCTGGCATCCATCCAGGGATAAGTAATAAGCCACTAGAAGGGCATAAAGAAGGTCTATTTGTTGATGTAGGTGAAGGTGGCGATACCGTTTACCTTGGCTCTGGCGATGATACGATTTACCTTGGTCGAAGTCATACTTCTCTTGATGAACATCAAAATCAAGAAGAGAACCTTACAGCTGTTCAGCGTGAACTTATAGACAGTTTCTCTTCGGGTGCAGACGGTATGCACTTGGAAGCCACAGATGATCACTTTAGAGACGATGACCTGACTAATGACACGATGACTGAGTTTGAGGAAAACTCGGATCTGGTCTTCCACAAGGCAGATGGGATCGCAGGGTCAATCAGTACTGCTAACCTTGATATCGCCCATGCAGGTGGTGGAAACGATATTATCTTCGGTGAAGAAGGCTCGGATGCCATTTTTGGTGGGTCGGGTAACGATACTATCTACGGTGGCAAAGGGCTTGATGTGCTTCGTGGCGGAACTGGAGACGATCATATTGATGGAGGAGATGGCTCAGATTTCTTAATTGGTGGTTCTGGGAATGATATCCTCGTCGGCGGCGACGGTGATGACATCTTCAAGTTTGTTGATCAAGGTGATGGTATCCGAGATGGAGAAATGGATATTGTTAAGGATTTCACCTTTGGTGAAGATACGCTTGATCTGAGTGAATTACTCGATTCATACGATGATAGGAGTATGGATGATGTACTTAGCGTAACGCTTGAAGGGAGCGACGATCTGAAGGTCACCATATCAGACGGAGATGAGAGTCAATCAATAGTGTTAGAGAATGCGGCTTCGCAATTTAGTGAGCATATTTCTGATGGAAACGTATCTGATTCAATTCTTAACGATCTGCTGAAAGTGCAAGACACATTCAATAGCTAA
- a CDS encoding class I SAM-dependent methyltransferase produces MTAAIYLVKGREKSVKRKHPWIFSRGISKVEGEPAIGETVDVFAHDGKWLAKAAYSPASQIRARIWSFNKEDINKAFFTKRFKDAQLLREDIIERDGLTGYRLIAAESDGLPGVTIDRYQNYFVCQLLSAGAEYNKTAIVDALVECFPECHVYERSDVAVRKKEGLKEVTGVLHGEEPPKSVVIEENGVKISVDIVGGHKTGFYLDQRDSRQQAMKYVKDKEVLNCFSYTGGFGLYSLKGGAKRVINADVSQPALDTAKFNAELNEFDISKKRAVFLNADVFKLLREYRDQGTQFDVVIMDPPKFVSSKSNLTSGANGYKDINMLAMQILKPGGTLLTYSCSGLMTSDLFQKIIADAALDSGRQVKFVERFEQAADHPTDSAYPEGFYLKGFACKVL; encoded by the coding sequence ATGACAGCTGCTATCTATTTGGTAAAAGGTCGTGAGAAATCGGTTAAGCGCAAGCATCCTTGGATTTTCTCTCGCGGTATCAGTAAAGTTGAAGGCGAACCCGCTATTGGTGAAACCGTTGATGTATTCGCTCACGACGGAAAATGGCTAGCAAAAGCAGCATATTCTCCAGCATCTCAAATCCGCGCTCGCATCTGGAGCTTCAATAAAGAAGACATTAACAAAGCGTTCTTCACTAAGCGCTTCAAAGATGCACAACTGCTTCGCGAAGATATTATCGAGCGTGACGGTTTAACTGGCTATCGACTAATCGCGGCAGAGTCTGATGGTTTGCCAGGCGTTACTATCGACCGCTACCAAAACTATTTCGTTTGCCAACTGCTTAGCGCTGGTGCGGAATATAACAAAACGGCGATTGTTGATGCGCTGGTTGAATGCTTCCCAGAGTGTCATGTTTACGAGCGTTCTGACGTCGCGGTACGTAAGAAAGAGGGCTTGAAAGAAGTCACGGGTGTACTTCATGGTGAAGAGCCACCAAAATCTGTCGTCATTGAAGAGAACGGCGTCAAAATTAGCGTGGACATTGTTGGCGGCCATAAAACAGGTTTTTACCTAGACCAACGCGATAGCCGTCAGCAAGCAATGAAGTACGTTAAAGATAAAGAGGTTCTCAACTGCTTCTCTTACACCGGTGGTTTTGGACTGTACTCACTTAAAGGTGGCGCTAAACGCGTTATCAATGCCGATGTTTCACAACCAGCATTAGATACTGCTAAGTTTAACGCGGAATTAAACGAGTTTGATATTTCAAAAAAACGTGCTGTGTTCCTAAACGCAGATGTATTCAAACTGCTACGTGAATACCGCGATCAAGGGACTCAATTTGATGTCGTGATCATGGACCCACCAAAGTTTGTTTCAAGCAAGAGCAATCTCACTTCTGGTGCAAATGGCTACAAAGATATCAATATGCTCGCCATGCAAATTCTTAAACCAGGTGGAACACTGCTTACTTATTCTTGTTCTGGCTTAATGACATCCGATCTATTCCAGAAAATCATCGCTGATGCGGCATTGGATTCAGGCCGCCAAGTGAAGTTTGTAGAGCGCTTTGAGCAAGCCGCTGATCACCCAACAGACAGTGCTTACCCAGAGGGTTTCTACCTAAAAGGCTTTGCTTGTAAGGTGCTTTGA